In a genomic window of candidate division WOR-3 bacterium:
- a CDS encoding FlgD immunoglobulin-like domain containing protein gives MSPLVTRLYQPAPNPFLRRTVVCYSLAQAGPVSLQILDLSGRVVRTLVNAIQKPGVYRLVWDGQDGSGRALAGGVYFCQFCAGAHRQTVKLLFGR, from the coding sequence GTGTCGCCGCTGGTGACCCGGCTTTACCAGCCCGCACCCAACCCGTTTCTCCGCCGGACGGTCGTCTGCTACTCGCTGGCACAGGCGGGTCCGGTCAGTCTGCAGATCCTTGACCTTTCCGGCAGAGTGGTGCGGACACTGGTGAACGCAATCCAGAAGCCGGGTGTTTACCGTCTGGTCTGGGATGGACAGGACGGTTCAGGCAGAGCGCTTGCCGGCGGGGTCTACTTCTGCCAGTTCTGTGCCGGTGCTCACCGCCAGACGGTGAAACTGCTCTTCGGACGCTGA
- a CDS encoding riboflavin synthase — MFTGLVEAQGKVRRITAAGARRYLEITAPFAAELKPGESVAVNGCCLTVTRVTATGFETEATAPTLSQTTLGSLRTGAQVNLERALKAGDRLGGHILLGHIDEVARVKSVQRGTGAIRLVIAVRPENRRYLVEKGSIAVDGVSLTIQHCRQNEFTASIITHTWENTTLKHLRPGSKVNIEYDILVKSAQRAGISAR; from the coding sequence ATGTTTACCGGTTTAGTTGAGGCGCAGGGTAAGGTCCGCCGGATTACCGCTGCCGGTGCCCGCCGTTATCTTGAGATCACTGCACCCTTTGCCGCCGAACTCAAACCGGGTGAAAGTGTTGCGGTCAACGGCTGCTGCCTCACCGTAACCAGAGTAACGGCAACCGGTTTTGAAACCGAGGCGACCGCTCCGACACTCAGCCAGACCACACTGGGCAGTCTGCGGACTGGAGCGCAGGTCAACCTGGAGCGGGCGCTTAAGGCTGGCGACCGGCTCGGCGGTCATATCCTGCTTGGCCATATTGACGAAGTCGCAAGGGTAAAGTCCGTTCAGCGTGGCACCGGTGCCATCCGGCTGGTGATTGCGGTCCGGCCCGAAAACCGCCGGTATCTGGTGGAAAAGGGCTCAATTGCGGTTGACGGGGTCAGCCTGACGATCCAGCACTGCCGGCAGAACGAATTCACCGCGAGCATCATCACCCACACCTGGGAAAACACCACCCTGAAGCACCTGCGTCCGGGGTCAAAGGTCAATATTGAATATGACATCCTCGTCAAATCGGCACAGCGTGCCGGCATCTCTGCCCGCTGA
- the ribD gene encoding bifunctional diaminohydroxyphosphoribosylaminopyrimidine deaminase/5-amino-6-(5-phosphoribosylamino)uracil reductase RibD: MPRWTEADRRFMLEALELAFQGCGLVSPNPMVGAVLVKEGKIVGRGYHRRFGSAHAEVEALRAAGSRAKGATLYVTMEPCCFEGKTPACTDALLRAGIRKVIAAMLDPNPKVNGAGVRCLRRQGITVEVGLLAKAARRLNEAYITYMSEHRPFVMLKVAATLDGMMATDEGESQWITGERARAVGQFLRLMADAVLVGVNTVIKDNPRLTCRLNGEKRLHRIVLDSSLRIPPDSRLFAEPGPVLVFTACRQQNRIRMLEGKGAEVVRVRLDRRNRLNWQDILNELYHRQIASVLIEGGATVASSALEAGVVDKAYIFQAPRILGPGKLFSAGLRPRSLNTAITLRDVRHVELGDDILTEGYVYRFS; the protein is encoded by the coding sequence ATGCCCCGCTGGACTGAAGCCGACCGCCGTTTCATGCTTGAGGCGCTGGAGCTGGCGTTTCAGGGCTGCGGTCTGGTCTCCCCCAACCCGATGGTCGGTGCGGTGCTGGTAAAGGAGGGTAAAATTGTCGGCCGGGGTTATCACCGCCGGTTCGGCTCTGCCCATGCGGAGGTGGAAGCGCTGCGGGCTGCCGGCTCAAGGGCAAAAGGCGCAACTCTCTATGTTACAATGGAACCCTGCTGTTTTGAGGGCAAAACCCCTGCCTGCACCGATGCCCTGCTCCGTGCCGGCATCAGAAAAGTGATTGCCGCCATGCTTGACCCGAACCCGAAGGTCAACGGTGCCGGTGTCCGCTGTCTGCGCCGTCAGGGAATTACGGTTGAGGTCGGACTGCTGGCAAAGGCGGCACGCCGGCTCAACGAAGCCTATATCACCTATATGAGCGAACACCGCCCCTTCGTCATGCTCAAGGTGGCAGCGACCCTGGACGGCATGATGGCAACCGATGAAGGCGAATCGCAGTGGATCACCGGCGAACGGGCGCGGGCGGTGGGGCAGTTTCTGCGCCTGATGGCAGATGCGGTCCTGGTCGGGGTCAATACGGTAATCAAGGACAATCCGCGCCTCACCTGCCGGCTGAACGGCGAAAAACGGCTCCACCGGATCGTTCTGGACTCCAGCCTCCGGATTCCGCCTGACAGTCGGCTCTTTGCCGAACCCGGACCGGTGCTGGTCTTCACTGCCTGCCGGCAGCAGAACCGGATCCGGATGCTCGAAGGCAAAGGTGCGGAGGTTGTCCGGGTCCGGCTCGACCGCCGGAACCGGCTGAACTGGCAGGACATATTAAATGAGCTTTACCACCGGCAGATCGCCTCGGTCCTGATTGAAGGGGGAGCGACCGTCGCCTCCTCTGCCCTGGAGGCCGGGGTTGTGGACAAGGCGTATATCTTTCAGGCACCGAGGATACTTGGACCGGGAAAACTGTTCAGCGCCGGGCTCAGACCGCGCAGCCTGAATACTGCCATCACCCTGCGCGATGTCCGCCATGTTGAACTGGGTGATGACATCCTTACCGAGGGTTATGTTTACCGGTTTAGTTGA
- a CDS encoding acylphosphatase, with amino-acid sequence MSATGNKASLSAYVAGRVQGVFFRMFVLKEARTLGLTGRVRNLPDGRVEVNAEGEREKLEKLVAKLHQGPPGAIVENVKLEWGEYLHEYDDFQIDYR; translated from the coding sequence ATGAGCGCAACGGGAAACAAGGCTTCACTTTCCGCCTATGTCGCCGGCAGGGTTCAGGGGGTCTTCTTCCGGATGTTTGTCCTGAAGGAGGCGCGGACGCTCGGTCTGACCGGACGGGTGCGCAACCTGCCTGACGGCAGGGTTGAGGTCAATGCCGAAGGCGAACGGGAAAAGCTGGAAAAACTGGTGGCAAAACTGCATCAGGGACCGCCGGGGGCGATTGTGGAAAATGTCAAGTTGGAGTGGGGCGAATACCTGCACGAATACGACGACTTCCAGATTGACTATCGGTAA
- a CDS encoding iron-sulfur cluster assembly protein, producing the protein MSTGKNRWWRLVAVLLLVIAGSVLVILPHWLRFGRRAVTPLVLQGRGRLPGGPAPDTLLLLYRLSLVSDPELGSDIFRLGLVESLDFDTLGNVRVVLGLTTPYCPFIEPLGRAVLETLVNTPGINGVTVRVDPQIRVRR; encoded by the coding sequence GTGAGCACGGGTAAGAACCGATGGTGGCGGCTGGTGGCGGTTTTGCTCCTGGTCATTGCCGGCAGTGTTCTGGTGATCCTGCCGCACTGGCTGCGGTTCGGCAGGAGAGCAGTAACACCGCTTGTGCTCCAGGGCAGGGGCAGACTGCCCGGCGGTCCGGCACCGGACACCCTGCTTCTGCTTTACCGGCTGTCACTGGTGTCGGATCCGGAGCTGGGTTCTGACATCTTCCGGCTCGGGCTGGTGGAGAGTCTGGATTTCGATACGCTGGGGAATGTCCGGGTGGTGCTGGGACTGACAACGCCCTACTGCCCGTTTATTGAGCCGCTGGGCAGGGCGGTGCTCGAGACGCTGGTGAATACACCCGGAATCAACGGTGTGACGGTCAGGGTTGACCCGCAAATCCGGGTGCGGCGATGA
- a CDS encoding sulfite exporter TauE/SafE family protein produces MSPGLFVRAVMLGLSAGTSCLGFCLPVVLPVLAGSDRAGFYPAAVRLLSFLAGRLVAYLLFGILAGLAGARLSGPVFLRTAALPVIYLLLGGLMIIYGITVFDPFTRLRFCRLIQPQLNSGRFPFLLGLLAGASPCPPFLLALATVLDYAGVLSGALFFLVFFLATSVYFLPLLFAGFLVRWDPPRSAARIVAVVTGFYFVVLALRTLLSVF; encoded by the coding sequence ATGAGTCCCGGGCTTTTCGTCCGGGCGGTAATGCTCGGTCTGTCTGCCGGCACATCCTGTCTCGGTTTCTGTCTGCCGGTGGTGCTGCCGGTGCTTGCCGGTTCGGACCGGGCCGGTTTTTATCCGGCAGCGGTCCGGCTGTTATCATTTCTGGCGGGCAGGCTGGTCGCCTATCTCCTTTTCGGTATTCTTGCCGGTCTTGCCGGCGCCCGGCTGAGCGGACCTGTTTTCCTGCGGACAGCAGCACTGCCGGTTATCTATCTCCTGCTGGGCGGATTGATGATAATTTACGGCATTACCGTCTTTGATCCGTTCACCCGGCTCAGGTTCTGCCGGCTGATTCAGCCCCAGCTCAATTCGGGCCGGTTTCCTTTTCTCCTCGGGCTGCTGGCAGGGGCAAGTCCCTGTCCGCCGTTTCTGCTCGCACTGGCAACTGTTCTTGATTACGCCGGCGTGCTCAGCGGGGCGCTGTTCTTTCTGGTTTTCTTTCTGGCGACCTCGGTCTACTTTCTACCGCTGTTATTTGCCGGTTTTCTTGTCCGTTGGGATCCGCCCCGGAGCGCTGCCCGCATCGTGGCGGTGGTTACCGGATTTTACTTCGTGGTGCTCGCATTGCGCACACTGTTGAGCGTATTTTGA
- a CDS encoding SBBP repeat-containing protein yields MQSRKWCGLLIAIGSAVLQPALHPGYYVFAQVWVRTYDGPANGMDNCYSLALDSSGCLLLTGYVTLVDQGETVPAYCTMKYTGSGERQWVKFFPRGFGLTITADSEGNAIVAGDSFVLKYSSEGEQLWVRHCGPAFWGSDVAVDTRRNVYVTGYYLDTRYAITIKYDANGNEEWIRVDSAGNWFVSMAVDSLNNVYCGGYSYADGRWAYRIVKYKSSGEREWGISEELLNGVINKVRLSDCSDLYVVGSLLNESGPYAAATVKYDSNGVRQWVRFFEGPGYDVGQTLAVDRNGNCYVAIGTAERPGMVTNFDIVLVKYAADGTEIWQRRYTGYGGDDYPFAIGVDAQKNIYVCGYSDSRRSDTVLRSDYLLLKYDSLGNLQWEARYYEGENWGWAYDLEIDPTESCVYTAGYVTKKKNGCFDYDWCTIKYLASGPGITENEPVVNSTPIMVVSNPARSCFRIRSRLGLSSLGFYDITGRLIMSYPVRGQVDLTCYLIGVCPGVYLIKGVTAEGVLTSKLIVR; encoded by the coding sequence ATGCAGAGCAGGAAGTGGTGCGGACTGCTGATTGCAATCGGTTCTGCCGTGCTGCAACCTGCTCTGCATCCGGGTTATTATGTGTTTGCTCAGGTTTGGGTCCGAACCTATGACGGTCCTGCTAACGGGATGGATAACTGTTATTCCTTAGCTCTCGATTCCTCAGGCTGTCTATTGTTAACCGGTTATGTGACACTAGTTGATCAGGGAGAAACTGTTCCGGCTTACTGCACGATGAAATACACCGGTAGCGGTGAAAGGCAATGGGTGAAGTTTTTCCCCCGCGGGTTCGGATTGACGATTACAGCCGATTCTGAGGGTAATGCGATTGTTGCCGGCGACAGTTTCGTGCTCAAATATTCATCTGAAGGAGAACAGTTATGGGTTCGACATTGCGGTCCGGCTTTCTGGGGTAGTGACGTTGCCGTGGATACACGAAGAAACGTATATGTGACTGGTTATTATCTGGACACAAGGTATGCAATTACAATAAAATATGATGCCAATGGTAATGAGGAGTGGATACGGGTTGATTCTGCCGGAAACTGGTTTGTCAGCATGGCGGTTGATTCACTAAATAATGTTTACTGCGGAGGATACAGTTACGCCGATGGCAGATGGGCATATCGCATTGTAAAATATAAATCCAGTGGCGAGCGGGAATGGGGGATCAGCGAGGAGTTGTTGAACGGAGTAATAAATAAAGTAAGACTGAGTGACTGCAGTGATTTATATGTAGTCGGCAGTCTGCTGAATGAATCCGGTCCCTATGCAGCAGCCACGGTCAAGTATGACAGTAATGGTGTGAGACAATGGGTAAGATTTTTTGAGGGTCCGGGTTATGATGTGGGGCAGACACTGGCGGTTGACCGGAATGGCAACTGTTATGTCGCGATTGGGACTGCCGAAAGGCCGGGGATGGTCACCAATTTTGACATTGTGCTGGTGAAATATGCTGCCGATGGTACTGAAATATGGCAGCGGAGATATACTGGCTATGGGGGAGATGATTATCCGTTTGCGATCGGTGTCGATGCTCAGAAGAATATCTATGTCTGCGGATACAGCGATAGCCGCCGGAGCGACACGGTTCTGAGGAGCGACTATCTGTTGCTGAAATATGATTCTCTGGGGAATCTGCAGTGGGAGGCTCGTTATTACGAAGGTGAGAACTGGGGATGGGCATATGACCTTGAGATTGATCCGACTGAAAGTTGTGTATACACTGCCGGCTATGTAACCAAGAAGAAAAATGGCTGTTTTGATTATGACTGGTGCACAATTAAATATCTGGCTTCCGGACCCGGCATCACCGAAAACGAGCCGGTGGTAAACAGCACTCCGATCATGGTGGTTTCCAATCCAGCCCGTTCTTGCTTCCGGATTCGTTCCCGACTCGGACTTTCAAGTCTCGGGTTCTATGATATCACCGGCAGGCTGATTATGAGTTATCCGGTCAGAGGGCAGGTTGATCTGACCTGCTATTTAATCGGGGTTTGTCCGGGTGTTTATCTGATTAAAGGAGTTACCGCCGAAGGTGTATTGACCAGTAAGCTGATCGTCCGTTAA
- a CDS encoding replication-associated recombination protein A, giving the protein MRPKELDSIVGQEHLLGRDKPFRRMLERGELHSMIFWGPPGSGKTTLALAIAQYTAADFIQISAVSSGVADIRKAVKRAQDNRQLFRRRTILFIDEIHRFNKAQQDALLPYVESGVITLIGATTENPSFEVIAPLLSRCRVYVLNQLRPEELKVLMRRALESEQGLAGLKPEVGDDVLDYFTVIAQGDARVALTALELAVISTEPDETGKRRVTWELAQEIVQRKFLLYDKGGEEHYNLISALHKSLRDSDPDGALYWLARMLEAGEDPLYIARRLVRFASEDIGLADPDALLVANAAKEAVDFIGMPEGNTALAQAVIYLALAPKSNAVYQAYLRAKQDALNSLTEPVPLHLRNPVTPLMENLGYGKGYKYAHDFPDARVEQEHLPDSLRGRRYYFPTGRGFEAELKKRQRRPDREEGTD; this is encoded by the coding sequence ATGCGGCCCAAGGAGCTGGACAGCATTGTCGGACAGGAGCATCTGCTGGGCAGAGACAAGCCGTTCCGGCGGATGCTGGAGCGGGGCGAACTGCACTCGATGATCTTCTGGGGTCCGCCCGGTTCCGGGAAGACGACCCTCGCCCTGGCAATTGCCCAATACACGGCTGCGGACTTCATTCAGATTTCCGCCGTTTCCTCCGGTGTCGCCGATATCCGCAAGGCGGTCAAACGGGCACAGGACAACCGGCAGCTGTTCCGGCGCCGGACAATTCTCTTCATCGACGAGATTCACCGGTTCAACAAGGCACAGCAGGATGCGCTGTTGCCTTATGTCGAGTCCGGTGTGATTACGCTGATCGGTGCCACAACCGAGAACCCCTCATTTGAAGTGATTGCCCCGCTGCTTTCCCGGTGCCGGGTTTATGTGCTGAATCAGCTGCGCCCTGAGGAGCTGAAGGTGCTGATGCGCCGGGCGCTGGAGTCAGAGCAGGGGCTGGCAGGGCTCAAGCCCGAGGTCGGAGATGATGTCCTTGACTATTTTACCGTCATCGCTCAGGGTGATGCGCGGGTGGCGCTGACCGCACTGGAGCTGGCGGTGATCTCCACCGAGCCGGATGAAACCGGAAAGCGCAGGGTGACGTGGGAGCTGGCACAGGAGATCGTCCAGCGGAAGTTTCTGCTTTATGACAAGGGGGGAGAGGAGCATTACAACCTGATTTCCGCCCTGCACAAGTCGCTCCGGGATTCGGACCCGGACGGAGCGCTCTACTGGCTGGCACGGATGCTCGAGGCCGGCGAGGACCCGCTCTATATCGCCCGCCGACTGGTCAGGTTTGCCTCGGAAGACATCGGGCTGGCAGATCCGGATGCCCTGCTCGTTGCCAATGCCGCCAAGGAGGCGGTGGATTTTATCGGGATGCCGGAGGGTAATACCGCACTGGCGCAGGCGGTGATCTATCTGGCGCTGGCGCCGAAGTCCAATGCGGTCTATCAGGCATACCTGCGGGCAAAACAGGATGCACTCAACAGCCTCACCGAACCGGTTCCCCTGCATCTGCGCAATCCGGTGACCCCGCTGATGGAGAATCTGGGTTACGGCAAAGGATATAAGTATGCCCATGATTTTCCCGATGCCCGGGTGGAGCAGGAGCACCTGCCGGATTCACTCCGGGGCAGAAGATACTATTTTCCCACCGGCCGGGGATTTGAGGCGGAACTGAAAAAACGGCAGCGGCGGCCGGACCGGGAAGAAGGTACTGATTGA
- a CDS encoding MarR family transcriptional regulator has product MMILLTLLRLNRTSMNQLVQTLGLSRANASGLVDRLVRKGLIERRRSEQDRRLVLIQLTSEGQRLAHHLARQNRQGLRRMMKRIPEADLKVFIQTLEQLALGLADGD; this is encoded by the coding sequence ATGATGATCCTCCTGACCCTTTTGCGGCTGAACCGGACGAGTATGAACCAGCTTGTCCAGACACTGGGGCTCTCGCGGGCAAATGCGAGCGGTCTGGTGGACCGGCTGGTGAGAAAGGGGCTGATCGAGCGCCGGCGTTCCGAGCAGGACCGGCGGCTGGTGCTGATTCAGCTGACTTCAGAGGGACAGCGGTTGGCACACCACCTTGCCCGGCAGAACCGGCAGGGGCTGCGCCGGATGATGAAGCGGATTCCCGAAGCCGATCTCAAGGTGTTCATTCAGACCCTGGAGCAGCTGGCGCTCGGCCTGGCGGACGGCGACTGA
- a CDS encoding MMPL family transporter, with protein sequence MRWLPRLVYRYSVWITAGVGLLTLVLGYFLKELKIDAEVTRMMPAGEAGVEVLRVVDREFGGSEQAIVVIESESLFSPTVLSGIERLVEQLSAISTVNQVTALNNLQDVRGSGDEVVISRLIDSIPSTRAGLESLRARVLADRRYRGRLVAEDGKAALILVRLRPDVDKAQAIRQIETAVKQAHFPGRVSLAGSPALMEFVRRWMVADLLKLIPLVVLVLLMVLGVASRTWGGTLLPLLVVLVAVVWTMGLVGLFRQPVTIVMVVLPPILLAVGSAYGIHILERWQQESRNGLDRREVVERAVGRTGVPVFLAMVTTAAGFAANLVMKVVAIRVFALFAVVGIAVSFVLAVVFLPALLMLLPVKPARVRSETPSRSARWLGQFAQRIIRFRTTVLIIAVFVFVIALLSGSRVRPETDFVRYFKSGSEPARAAEIVNRQFGGELQFEILVEGDIQDPAVLSQMEKFSSDLEQIEHITHISSIVEVLKSTNRAFNQNRQDAEVLPQNRDEVAQYLLLLSFSGSDYLASLVTPDYRLARITAQFNEHSSAELGRAIREIRALIRRDFGPEVRVRLGGVPLAIYALHEGIATSQLWSIIAALLAVVALVAVMFRSLRLGLAAVLPVGFTLAMAFGLMGLFGIRVDVVSAMLGSIAVGIGIDYSCHLIARFREESGEKDIRSRLTRTVQAVGPPILTNALAVGLGFAVLGGSSLMIVQKFGLLIAGAMLFSGFAALLLVPAVLAGVLKTNQGDKK encoded by the coding sequence ATGCGGTGGCTGCCGAGGCTGGTATACCGGTATTCGGTCTGGATTACAGCCGGAGTCGGGCTACTGACGCTGGTGCTGGGCTATTTCCTCAAGGAGCTGAAGATTGATGCGGAAGTCACCAGGATGATGCCTGCCGGTGAGGCGGGAGTTGAGGTGCTGCGGGTGGTGGACCGGGAGTTTGGCGGTTCGGAGCAGGCAATTGTGGTTATTGAGTCCGAAAGTCTCTTCAGTCCGACGGTGCTTTCCGGTATCGAAAGACTGGTAGAACAACTGTCAGCCATTAGTACGGTCAATCAGGTGACCGCGCTGAATAATCTGCAGGATGTCCGCGGAAGCGGTGATGAGGTGGTGATATCCCGGCTGATTGATTCCATTCCGTCAACCCGGGCGGGTCTGGAGTCACTGCGTGCCCGGGTACTTGCTGACCGGCGTTACCGGGGCAGGCTGGTAGCAGAGGATGGGAAGGCAGCGCTGATTCTGGTCCGGCTCAGACCTGATGTGGACAAGGCGCAGGCGATCCGGCAGATTGAGACGGCAGTTAAACAGGCACACTTTCCGGGCCGGGTTTCCCTTGCGGGGTCACCGGCGCTGATGGAGTTTGTCCGGCGCTGGATGGTTGCTGATCTCTTGAAGCTGATTCCGCTGGTAGTGCTGGTGCTGCTCATGGTTCTGGGGGTGGCGAGCCGGACCTGGGGCGGAACACTGCTGCCACTGCTGGTCGTGCTGGTGGCGGTTGTCTGGACGATGGGGCTGGTCGGGCTGTTCCGCCAGCCGGTGACGATTGTAATGGTTGTGCTGCCACCGATTCTGCTTGCTGTCGGCAGCGCCTACGGGATTCACATTTTGGAACGCTGGCAGCAGGAGAGTCGCAATGGTCTGGACCGGCGGGAAGTGGTGGAGCGGGCGGTCGGCAGAACCGGGGTGCCGGTCTTCCTGGCGATGGTTACCACTGCTGCGGGATTTGCTGCCAACCTGGTGATGAAGGTAGTAGCAATCAGGGTCTTTGCTCTGTTTGCTGTTGTCGGGATTGCGGTTTCCTTTGTGCTGGCGGTCGTCTTTCTGCCGGCACTGCTGATGCTGCTGCCGGTGAAGCCGGCAAGAGTCCGGTCAGAAACTCCTTCCCGGTCAGCCCGATGGCTGGGTCAGTTTGCTCAACGGATTATCCGGTTCAGAACCACGGTGCTGATAATCGCAGTGTTTGTATTCGTGATCGCTCTGCTGTCCGGGAGCCGGGTCAGACCGGAGACCGATTTTGTCCGCTATTTCAAATCCGGTTCCGAACCTGCCCGGGCAGCAGAGATTGTCAACCGGCAGTTCGGTGGTGAACTGCAGTTTGAGATTCTGGTCGAGGGTGATATTCAGGACCCGGCGGTATTAAGCCAGATGGAAAAATTCAGCAGTGACCTGGAGCAGATTGAGCATATCACTCATATCAGCTCAATCGTTGAGGTGCTGAAATCAACCAACCGGGCATTCAATCAGAACCGGCAGGATGCTGAGGTGCTGCCTCAAAACCGGGATGAGGTTGCTCAGTATCTTCTCCTGCTTTCCTTTTCCGGTTCCGACTACCTTGCCAGTCTGGTGACCCCCGATTACCGGCTTGCCCGGATCACCGCCCAGTTCAACGAGCACAGCAGTGCGGAGCTGGGGAGGGCGATTAGAGAGATCCGAGCGCTGATCAGAAGGGATTTCGGTCCGGAGGTCCGGGTCCGGCTGGGCGGTGTACCGCTGGCGATCTATGCCCTGCATGAAGGGATCGCCACAAGCCAGCTCTGGAGCATCATTGCTGCCCTGCTGGCGGTTGTGGCGCTGGTCGCAGTGATGTTCCGTTCACTGAGGCTGGGTCTGGCTGCGGTCCTGCCGGTCGGCTTTACCTTGGCAATGGCGTTCGGGCTGATGGGGCTTTTCGGGATCAGGGTGGATGTGGTGTCCGCAATGCTCGGTTCGATTGCGGTGGGTATCGGGATTGATTATTCCTGCCATCTGATCGCCCGATTCCGTGAAGAGTCAGGAGAAAAGGATATCAGGTCACGACTGACCCGGACCGTGCAGGCGGTCGGACCACCGATTCTCACCAATGCACTCGCGGTCGGGCTGGGCTTTGCGGTGCTCGGCGGTTCGTCGCTGATGATTGTGCAGAAATTCGGACTGCTGATTGCCGGGGCGATGCTTTTTTCCGGATTTGCCGCACTGCTGCTCGTGCCGGCAGTGCTGGCAGGGGTTTTAAAGACAAACCAAGGAGATAAAAAATGA
- a CDS encoding outer membrane lipoprotein-sorting protein, with protein MKRMQALTLILLCLSAVVAAMSGDEVLNRMRQATTAADRRIEAVMRITDKNGRVQERVLRMVMKGDNKLLVRFLEPADLRGVSFMSTSPENMWVYLPSQGRVRRISGSAAEASFGGSDFSYREMANISFGSSRVRGVPVETELNGVRAYQLLIDDGGTQSRLWVEKERFLPLQVEQLDREGGVRKRIIFAEFQQEKGVWMPWLIRLENRAKGSVTELRLRGAELNIGIRDSYFSEENMKKGG; from the coding sequence ATGAAAAGGATGCAAGCTCTCACTTTAATTCTACTGTGCCTCAGTGCCGTAGTAGCGGCAATGAGCGGCGATGAGGTGCTGAACCGGATGCGGCAGGCAACGACCGCCGCAGACCGCCGGATTGAGGCGGTAATGAGGATTACCGATAAGAACGGCCGGGTTCAGGAGCGGGTTCTGCGGATGGTGATGAAGGGTGATAATAAACTGCTGGTGCGGTTTCTTGAGCCGGCAGATTTGCGCGGGGTCAGCTTCATGAGCACATCTCCGGAAAATATGTGGGTTTATCTGCCATCACAGGGCAGGGTGCGCCGGATTTCCGGCAGTGCGGCTGAAGCCAGTTTCGGCGGTTCGGATTTCTCCTACCGGGAAATGGCAAACATCTCCTTCGGCTCCAGCCGGGTGCGGGGTGTGCCGGTTGAGACCGAGCTCAACGGTGTCCGGGCGTATCAGCTGCTGATTGATGACGGCGGGACCCAGAGCCGGCTCTGGGTGGAAAAGGAGCGGTTTCTGCCTCTGCAGGTAGAACAGCTGGACCGGGAGGGCGGGGTGCGCAAGCGCATCATCTTTGCCGAGTTCCAGCAGGAAAAAGGGGTCTGGATGCCCTGGCTCATCCGGCTGGAAAACAGGGCAAAGGGCAGTGTTACCGAACTGCGGCTGAGAGGTGCGGAACTGAACATCGGAATCCGGGACAGCTATTTTTCTGAGGAGAATATGAAGAAAGGAGGATGA